In a genomic window of Platichthys flesus chromosome 24, fPlaFle2.1, whole genome shotgun sequence:
- the LOC133950253 gene encoding uncharacterized protein LOC133950253 produces the protein MLREVSLGFCHVTLVLVLLGPATGLSLTGLRRDAEDNQELNKAILEMLHINKVSASLQAKPHPYMRRVYQHLDSLEAQDFGRSDGMLVQSFRNVPGPDEAPPGWIWFNISSVSPSMLGAELVLFRKTLHPRPVTVTVTLHSVTASQGALQESPALGVRLLTLDQRPSSGFDVFDVSAVLTVKPVEAVGFQLRYTDESGSLVLHEAVTQSLYCLNRGSLSEPLLVLYQAHPYPD, from the exons ATGCTTCGAGAGGTCAGTCTGGGATTTTGTCATGTGACACTGGTCTTGGTCCTGCTGGGCCCGGCCACAGGCTTGTCGCTGACGGGTCTCCGCAGAGATGCAGAGGATAACCAAGAGCTCAACAAAGCCATTTTGGAAATGCTACATATCAATAAAGTGTCTGCGAGCCTCCAGGCCAAACCGCATCCCTACATGAGGAGGGTCTATCAGCATCTGGACTCGCTGGAGGCCCAAGACTTCGGAAGATCAGACGGAATGCTGGTACAGAGCTTTCGGAATGTTCCTG GTCCAGACGAGGCTCCTCCAGGCTGGATCTGGTTCAACATCAGCAGTGTGAGCCCTTCCATGCTCGGGGCAGAACTAGTTCTGTTCAGAAAAACCCTCCACCCCCGTCCTGTCACCGTGACTGTCACCCTGCATAGTGTCACTGCCTCACAGGGAGCCCTGCAGGAGAGTCCCGCTCTTGGGGTGAGGCTACTGACCCTGGATCAGCGACCCTCATCTGGATTTGATGTGTTTGACGTGTCAGCTGTCCTGACAGTGAAGCCAGTGGAGGCGGTGGGTTTTCAGCTGCGTTATACAGATGAGAGTGGGAGTCTGGTCCTTCATGAGGCTGTGACACAGAGTCTGTACTGTCTGAATAGAGGCTCCCTGAGTGAACCCTTACTGGTACTGTACCAAGCACACCCCTACCCTGATTAA